One Osmerus eperlanus chromosome 2, fOsmEpe2.1, whole genome shotgun sequence genomic window, acctttgcaatgtggggggtctgagacagcccaacggttaaaagaatatgcttcactttgtctttgtatgcggtaaatctgtcgcaatacgaaggtgggtcacaatgactgatgggtcagaatgacccgaagataacacaagggttaagataaataaatatatcccaAGAGTGGCCATATGACCGTGTGATTTCTAATACATCCATACATTCACCCACCATCCTAGTAGACTGGGAGATAATTACTTTATGTTTAGATCAAAGTATGATATAACTTGCAACTGAATCAACGCTTGACTCTGTCTTGTTAGATACATGGCGTGGACAGAGTATCAGAAAGAGAATTATATGTAGTGACCTATATCGTAGGCTTTTAAAGTGTTCTGTTGTTAGGCTACCTTTACGTTTGAAGGCTCGTGCAGCTAGATTCTGAAAACGTTATCAACATCTCTGCCTGCCGCTGGCACACTCGTGAGTCATACATGAGTCAtgcgtgtgggtgtatgtgttctGGCTTGTTTGCTTTTCCATCAATCCTCACTTCACTACTGAGTATAACAACTGAATTGCTGTAAACcgttgttttttatatatatgtaaaaGTACGTTTGCCCTTTAGACCTCTTGAGCAGGTCAAAGATGGGAATGTAGAGGAATTGACCAGGCAACAGTTTTTACTCTGACCTCCAACAATCAACAGTCCTCCATCATTTCACTGATCACCTTGGAAACAGTTACCATGACAGCCCGTTGGTGATGCAAGTAATACCAGGTGCAGAGAACTGTGGCTGTGGCCGGCTTGATGGAAGTTTGTTCGAGAACATTGATATtgcagggagaggtagaatgAGCTGTATATATCCATATACCGTCCATCTATTAGCCTATGCATTCCATTCATCTATCTAgttatccatccattcatccattgaTTCATCCATCAATTACATCTACCTACTACCTACCCATTCAGTCATTAATGTATTCATTCTTCCATCTATCTGTAGTActttcatccatccattatATTCAACAACGTTTTTTCGTTGTTTCGTATGTTCTGGTTGGGAgacattgttttgtgtgtgctgtatgtgatgTTTTTCCACTATCACTGTCTACATTGTAAATAAATATTAGAAGAAAGTAACATTCTTTAcaattattcatttagcagacgcttttatccaaagtgaacGCCATTCTACGCCTTCGGCTGTGCATGATTTAGCTGAGGCAATACCAATAACTAATAATATACACTGTTGGAAGAGTGGGTATTTTCCAATCAAAGAGCAAATGGCTTTCATTTCCAATGCAGATTGCAATCTTTCCTGTCTTTTCAACTGTTATGTAATTCTTTGTCTCAGACTTGTGCTGTAGTTCAGCTCAACTGTTGATCCCATTTCAAACATAAATAGGATGGCTGAAAAGATATCTACCTTTCTCAGCTGTGACAATGCACCATTGTCAAAATTGTGAGAATAAACATATGAGAAAGTAAAAGCAACATGCTTTTTTAGGCGACACATCTAGGAATATATTTAGATCTACATAAATAGGCATATGCTTATATACTGAGGAAACTGAATGTTTGAGTGGTACATCAAAACAGCGGTGCTTCTTTGCAAAGGTCTCAGAAGTAGGCCTTATTGTTGTCCCATCCTTCCCACCATTTCAGTCTTTGCGCTCTGCTCTCATTTGCGTGCGCGGACTCGTGGGCACGCAACTTGGGGGCTCGGCGCATCGCAATGGAAAGGGGGCGCGCCCTAGCGAAGCACGAGCTAGTCAGTGTTGATGTGTCGCAGATTTTAAAAACTCAGAAAGAAGCACAGTTTTAGCGCTCAGCGTTGGAGATTGCCTGCATTTGAGGATGAAAGAAAAACCCAAATACCATAGAACGGGTTCAAATGGGAAATTTCGGTTAGTTCAGTCGCTACTGCAAGTTTTTTAAAGGAATTATTATTTCTTAGAAAACGAGAAAAGAACAGTGCAGACACTCGCGTCCTACTGCGTGCTGCCAGCTCAGTGTATGAGGGATGGAACTGTCATCCATAGGAGAACAAGTGTTTGCAGTTGAATCAATAACCAAGAAGAGAGTTAGAAAGGTAAGAAATATGACCAAGTTTGTCCATAGTTAGTGTTTCCAATATGCAGAATGTGCTGTAGGCTACCCTGCTTAGTCTTTAAAACACATTATCTAGGCTACTGAACAAAAGTCCTACGCAGTTTTCGTATGAGTTTACGCAAGAGAACATTTTGTTGCTCAACATATCCTGTAAGGACAATCTATGGTCTATAGCCCCTATTAACTATAACGCACAAGTTTGACATTGTTTTTATGGTGTGACTATGTTTAAGGACGGAAGAGAAGTGCCCTTTTGTACATCGACTGACTTTATTTTTCAGCGGAGCTTGTTTTAAAGCAGTTTACGCTATTGTAGTAAAATGTAAAGGGGGTGTGTTTGTCTATATCGATTCGCCTCCGTTGTATAGGGATTACAGCCATATAGCCGATCCGCGCGGCCAATGTGTGGAAGCTACGCAGTTTATTTGTAGGTTACGCTAATGGGAGAATCAAGGGGACACAGATGAATGGGGATCCGTGAAACTGcgtaatgttaagtttaattcaTGCATATCTCCGAAAACATTATGAAATGCCCTTTGGCCAATTTCATTTTTGTGGTGGTATTTTGTTATTCATCCTAATGTATTTATTGTCTTTCTAATTGAAAACCTTGAAAACAGTTCGGATGATTAGAGGTTTTTGTAGGCTATGTGATGTTGTCCACCTAACCTATTGCAACATCATTCGATAAAGAGCAAGGCGCGTTGCACATAATGGTAGGAGGTGGACGTAAATGAGACCTTAGCTGCACAGCGCGTTGCGCAATACCAGTTGTTTACATGTTACCATGGCCCCACCTATTTCCATCACTTTAGTGTTCTAGACGTGCTGCTACATTATGAAACACAACCTATACCACATGTGCGACCACGCAAGCACGGTAGTAGTGCTGTAGGCAACCGAGACCCCTTGTCATTGACGTCATCCTGCACGATCTCCATTCGAAAAGAACATTCTCCCAATGATCTCCTCACCGTTCTTGCCCATTAAAGAGACAGTATTTATTTTCTGCACCCGTTGAGTTAGGCATTTTTTTATTGTACTAGAATacaaaatgtgtgttgtttgctCTCTGTCTTAGGGTAACGTGGAATACCTACTGAAGTGGCAGGGATGGTCACCAAAGTAAGTGGGGGACGCCATTATCTGTTCATGAATACCTGTGTATGAGTCATGAATGTGTCATATGTCTCACATCTGAGAGCTCCTTGCACACAATGTGGATGTATTCACATACacaatgtggtgtgtgtttgataggTACAGTACTTGGGAGCCAGAAGACAACATTCTAGACCCACGTCTGGTTCTGGCCTATGAGGAGAAGTAAGTCATCCTGAAGGTGTGCTGACAGTGACAACACTTCCAGAGTGAGACCTGTCGGCTTAAGCTTAACTTCTTCTACTTTCTCTGtcatcctccctctttcctcaaacaccctctttctcacactcccTTCATTGCTATCCTACtcttgttctttctttctttttctctaacactctctctctgcaactCTTTCTCTAACTGTATTTCTAACTCTTTTTTTATATCTCTAACTCTCTTTGTCACTAActctctttaactctctctctttctctacctctctctttttctctttcttctgtctaccagggaggagaaggaccGGGCTCTAGCGTACCGGAGGAAAGGCCTGAGACCTCGGAGGCTGGTCCTACGGGTAGGACACCTACCTTTGTCCTTGTCCAGAGACACTCTTCCGTAGCCTATTATACAGTATAGCAGACTGTGGTGTTTATAACATTACACAGCAGTAAATAACAAAATCTCATTCAGAAGTTGTTACATGACAGTTGTCTTTGTTGTTCTGGGACACACACGGTAGCGGGGAAGATTTAACCTTGTGGATACGGTATCTCTCTTGTAGAACATCTACGCCATGGATCTCCGCAGCTCGCACAAGGAGAAACCCCCCCCTCGCCTCCGCCTCTCCCTCACCCGCTCCTCAGTGAGCTCTGACCCGGACCAGGGCGAGAGGGCGGGCATGCTCCGCCGCCTGGTGAAGCGCAAGACCAGGCAGAGGGCATCCAAGCTGGTGCCGGACAGAAGCCCGCCCCAACTGCAGACTGCCTTACAGAGCCCCGTGGAACAAGACTGCGGAGGCACAGAAGAGAGGCAGGAATCAGAATGcaccacagagacacatgaTGACAGACTGTATGGTTGGTTATCTGCGATTGTGGGCTGTCAGTTGAGCATTAGTCAGTGTTCTTATTCAGGATTAGTCCACTTGTTGGTTCATTTTGATCAACACACTATATCTGTATCCTTGTTTTTACAGGGCAGTCAGAGTGCAGTTCTCCTCCTGTTCTGGAGCGGGAGGTTGAGGTGGACGACATGATAGGCAGCATGGAGGAACAGAACCGGGACATGGAGATGATTGACAGAGTGGAGTACTGTGGCTCCCCTAAGGAGTTGTTGCTGGGCGCAGCCTCAGAAAAGATGACAAGGGAAGTGATTGTGACTGACAGGTCAGAAGGTGAGGCTTCCGACCTCGGACAGGAAGAAGTTATTGACCTATCAGAGAGCTATATGTCTGTACTGGAAGGGCCAGAATACATTGTTATGAGCAACGCTTCAGACAGcgttgtggaggtgggggtcgaTATTTCAGAGGAGAAAGTATCAGACACCAACTCAGAAGTAGAGTTagggagcgaggagagaaaACAGGGTAACACTCcagtagaggaggtgggagcagggggagaagagggagaagagggagaaggggccTGTGGTACAGTGGCCGAGGGTCCAAACACCTGCCCCGAGGTGGTGGAGGATCTCACAAAACAGGTAGACCAGTTGGAGAAGACAGAAATCCTGGACAGTAGTGCCTCAGCCTCAGGGCAACCTGGTAAAGTGTTTGTGACCAATGTGACTATCAACTCTCTGACTGTGACCTTCAAAGAGGCCCTGACAGCAGAAGGGTTCTTCAAAAGCTGTGGGATGGAGGTTTGAGAAAAttagggaagagaaagaaaggaggggggtggtggaatGGTTATAGCTGAAATGTAACTAATGTTGAATTTACCGTTCATGAATTGCCATGTATATATAATCATGTAGTATATAAGCGtaatgtaatttaaaaaaagttgtttACAAAGCTTAGATATGAAATGCATACTActtcctatatgttgaatgaaGAATATTTCCCTTTGGAAAAAATGGGTGGTAAATTTGACTTGTGGTTAGGTTTTTGGGAGAGTAGGTTCAAGTATTAGAAAGACTGGATTAGGGAAAGTACAGCAACTGACTCCAGAATGTCATCCATTACTACTTCCAAATGATTACTTCTACTTCCCTAGTCTGTTGTATTGTTCAGGATATAGCTAACCTGCTCATTTCAAATTTGTTTGGGGGCTTGTTTCAGTTGCTCCCTTTTTTAACAAAAAGCTTTTCTAAAGTCCTGATTTTTCATCTATTCTTAGTCATTTGTGCACCCCGTCAGTGACAAACTAGCCTGTTATATCTTTGAAAGTTTATTTTCATTACGAAGGAATAAAAGGTGGTCAATGTTACCTGAAGGCACGGAAGCAGATGAGCATTTCAAGGAAATATGATGCGCTATATACAATGGTGTTGTGTTGCTGTTCTGTCTTTTATTAAGTATAAAATGATACCTGGTTCTATTTTTGTATTACCAATTGATAGTTCATTCTTCTCATGAAGCCTTTGTGCATTAAAGGAGATCAGTTGACTCTACTATGCTACACCGTAGGAACCGTGAAAACTAGGATAGATGAACTTAAGTCGTAGGTCTTTATCGCATGtcacatgtactgtatatgctaACTTAAATGACGTCACGTTTCAGAATGAGTCTTGTCATGACCTGTCAAACTTTTCTCTATAACAAAAACCTTCCTTTTTTGACTGTATTTCCAATAAAGACACACTTCAACGTTCTTGTTGCCAAGACACActtaaacaataaaaaaaataaaaataaaaaatcaccTGTGCAAATGGATTATATTATGTAATATACCACCATCGTG contains:
- the cbx7a gene encoding chromobox homolog 7a, translated to MELSSIGEQVFAVESITKKRVRKGNVEYLLKWQGWSPKYSTWEPEDNILDPRLVLAYEEKEEKDRALAYRRKGLRPRRLVLRNIYAMDLRSSHKEKPPPRLRLSLTRSSVSSDPDQGERAGMLRRLVKRKTRQRASKLVPDRSPPQLQTALQSPVEQDCGGTEERQESECTTETHDDRLYGQSECSSPPVLEREVEVDDMIGSMEEQNRDMEMIDRVEYCGSPKELLLGAASEKMTREVIVTDRSEGEASDLGQEEVIDLSESYMSVLEGPEYIVMSNASDSVVEVGVDISEEKVSDTNSEVELGSEERKQGNTPVEEVGAGGEEGEEGEGACGTVAEGPNTCPEVVEDLTKQVDQLEKTEILDSSASASGQPGKVFVTNVTINSLTVTFKEALTAEGFFKSCGMEV